From the Conger conger chromosome 14, fConCon1.1, whole genome shotgun sequence genome, one window contains:
- the LOC133109416 gene encoding cadherin-like protein 26, translating to MFGCYMKSAIIFLVVTLHLCMVAPSSPVNKIRQKRAWIIDSFSIEEEHPGPFPYVLGNVHVDRDYRVRFKLHGNGVDEDPKEVLSIDPDTGVIYVLGKLDYEKYQVLKLKFEARNVSNQQLDTRLGVEITIKDVNDQAPTFREQLYEISIEESMHQGTNVITMLATDDDRAGSLNATVRYSIKSVTPSTPDSEFFIEKNGRITFKGCLDYEKANKYTIVVEAKDLGEKVQLSSSTTVIVNVLDKNNHMPVFAGRTGVDRVMERASGMTLFRIHVTDKDTKGTAAWRVKYTIKGDKHANFQIETDPENNDGILSVVKPLDYEEDSERQLTITAENEDPYFSCQLKRKSSGTLWKVTNVDGDPGRGGTPVLVSQDVTILVDDVNDPPEFSYSTRTALVDEDEGIGHLLETFTAKDSDGKSADDIEYVVGDDPANWVRVDPKTGAVTTANVLDRESEHVVNGTYIITLYAIDRGEPQMTATATLTLHVADKNDNLPQLQLNTMSICLSDENTMTNITAYDDDGDPYGGPFRFELLGDEENRWSLDTNYGYTVNLIKKSSVYAGFHQLQLKIYDRQEQFSVHNISIATCDCSVRPDCWDRGASSSSQINGAGIGIILLALLALLGILLLAFLLTCGREKFELPIFSDTGDGLLPSNIETPGTDCKMPETPKIVKVAKVDQQQTAAAAAAATATATATATAAAATATAAQGFYGAQNGTVTNSSNHQVTNQIQAYQEWYQREAQSYHQHHSNSAYKTMTLQQSLGHRTDRYKTSMLSGHHSMSSKGGSVFMGKEALFSLVSQRLSSIQAVEEALCDYDPKVYTYEESSMANSELDRISIEDGSFVPDDLLYLGPRFHRLATICNPTPEQP from the exons ATGTTTGGCTGCTACATGAAGTCTGCCATTATATTCCTTGTTGTGACACTG CACCTGTGCATGGTCGCCCCATCCTCTCCCGTGAATAAAATACGTCAGAAAAGAGCCTGGATCATAGACTCATTCAGCATTGAAGAGGAACATCCTGGACCTTTCCCATATGTGCTTGGAAAT GTCCATGTGGATCGTGACTACCGGGTGAGATTCAAACTCCATGGAAATGGTGTTGATGAAGATCCTAAGGAAGTCCTCAGTATAGACCCAGACACTGGAGTCATTTATGTCCTGGGGAAACTTGACTATGAGAAGTACCAAGTCTTGAAG CTGAAATTTGAAGCCAGAAATGTGTCTAATCAGCAACTGGACACAAGGCTAGGAGTGGAGATTACAATAAAGGACGTGAATGACCAAGCACCTACATTTCGGGAACAACTGTATGAAATTTCCATTGAAGAATCAATGCATCAAG GAACAAATGTAATTACTATGTTGGCCACAGATGATGACAGAGCAGGTTCCTTAAATGCAACAGTTCGATACAGTATAAAATCTGTGACCCCCAGCACACCTGATTCAGAATTCTTTATTGAAAAGAATGGCAGAATAACTTTCAAAGGATGTCTGGACTATGAG AAAGCCAATAAATATACCATTGTGGTTGAAGCAAAGGATCTTGGGGAGAAGGTTCAACTGTCAAGCTCAACCACTGTCATCGTTAATGTTCTGGACAAAAACAACCACATGCCTGTCTTTGCTGGTCGCACA GGGGTAGATCGAGTGATGGAGAGGGCATCTGGGATGACTCTTTTCAGAATACATGTCACAGATAAAGACACGAAGGGAACTGCCGCATGGAGAGTGAAATACACAATAAAGGGAGACAAGCATGCAAACTTTCAGATTGAAACTGACCCAGAAAACAATGACGGAATCCTGTCAGTCGTAAAG CCTCTGGACTATGAGGAGGACTCAGAGAGACAGCTGACCATCACCGCAGAGAATGAGGACCCATACTTCTCCTGCCAGCTCAAGAGGAAGAGTTCTGGCACTCTCTGGAAGGTGACTAATGTTGATGGCGATCCAGGAAGAGGAGGCACGCCGGTTCTTGTGTCTCAGGACGTCACCATTCTTGTGGATGATGTCAACGACCCCCCAGAATTTAGTTACTCCACCAGGACGGCCTTGGTAGATGAAGATGAAGGGATTGGACACCTCTTGGAGACATTCACCGCCAAGGACTCAGATGGAAAATCTGCCGATGACATTGA GTATGTGGTAGGCGATGACCCTGCTAACTGGGTGAGAGTGGATCCCAAAACTGGTGCAGTTACAACAGCTAATGTACTGGATAGAGAATCAGAGCATGTGGTGAATGGCACCTACATCATTACCTTATATGCAATTGATAGAG GTGAACCTCAAATGACTGCTACAGCAACACTCACACTCCACGTGGCAGACAAGAATGACAACTTGCCCCAGCTGCAGTTGAACACAATGTCCATATGCCTGTCGGATGAAAACACTATGACTAACATCACTGCctatgatgatgatggcgaTCCTTATGGTGGCCCCTTTCGATTTGAGCTGCTTGGTGATGAAGAAAACAGATGGAGTCTTGATACCAACTatg GGTACACGGTGAATCTGATAAAAAAGAGCAGCGTTTACGCTGGATTTCACCAGCTGCAGTTGAAGATCTATGACCGGCAAGAACAGTTCTCTGTGCACAACATCTCCATCGCCACGTGTGACTGCTCCGTCAGGCCTGACTGCTGGGACCGGGgagcctcctccagctcccagATCAATGGTGCCGGAATTGGGATCATACTCCTCGCCTTGCTAGCGCTACTGG GGATCCTGCTTCTGGCCTTTCTCTTAACCTGTGGGAGGGAGAAGTTTGAGCTCCCAATTTTCTCTGATACCGGTGATGGGCTCCTCCCCTCCAATATAGAAACACCAGGAACTGACTGCAAG ATGCCAGAGACACCTAAAATAGTCAAAGTAGCCAAAGTGGACCAGcagcaaacagcagcagcagcagcagcagcaacagcaacagcaacagcaacagcaacagcagcagcagcaacagcaacagcagctcAAGGTTTCTACGGTGCACAAAATGGTACAGTTACTAACTCATCCAATCATCAG GTTACAAATCAAATACAAGCTTATCAAGAATGGTACCAAAGGGAGGCACAAAGCTACCATCAACATCACAGTAATTCAGCGTACAAG ACCATGACCTTGCAGCAGTCACTGGGACATAGGACTGACCGATATAAG ACATCGATGCTGAGTGGACACCATTCGATGTCCTCCAAGGGTGGTTCTGTTTTCATGGGGAAAGAAGCTCTCTTCTCATTGGTCTCTCAG AGACTGTCGTCAATCCAAGCAGTTGAAGAGGCGCTGTGTGATTATGACCCCAAAGTGTACACATATGAAGAAAGTTCCATGGCTAACTCAGAGCTGGATCGCATCTCCATTGAGGACGGCAGTTTTGTACCAGATGACCTCCTGTACCTGGGTCCCAGATTTCACAGACTGGCCACAATATGCAATCCCACACCAGAACAGCCTTAG